The DNA segment TTATAGAGAGATTTGAGAATGGTGATGGTAGTGGTGGTAGGTTATAATGGTAAGCGGTGGCGACAGTTAGTAATGAATGTggatgatagcatcttaatgaaattaagtctttgttataaatcttaatcatacagacctattcagacTCATTAAATGATTGTGAAGTAAAACAATACACTTAATAATTAAGATTtaaatgattaagattcagacctccattaagtgcaaacaaatgaggcctaagtCATATTGAAAATTAACAAGTCCAAGCATATTGGACTTGGTAATTAGTATTGGATATATGGGCTAATATCGTAAAAATTGCATgtggcgccctatttggtcgtccACATTTAACGTATACCCATATTTTTAAAATTCTTTAACCTATACCCTAATTCTGACAACTTCAGGCGTCTTCTCTTCTTCCTCCTGACCTATGCGCTCCTTTCTTCCTTCtattcttttcctcttcttcttttttctctcaaACACATGAGACTTTGTATAAGTATTATTGATTGGAACTGTAAAGTTAAATTGTGAATAATTTAATGAATTTAGATTCTTGAAAGTTGTATAGGAATTAGAATGATTCAAACATTTAAATTGTCCAGAACAGAACCTCCGTATAAATTCCTTGCACCAGAAGACCATTTCCAACCATGAAAACCTCATCATTTAAATTGTCCACATCATTAAATTGTGGACGAGCAACTGGTGTATACTTAAGTTTGCTTTTCTAATTAGTGTGTAGAAATAAGGGAGATACATGCAACGAACGTGTATCGCTTCCCTCATCAATTGTGTATTTCTTTCTCTGTAATGGACATAACAACTTCAGCTCTAAGAATGCTGAAGTTTagcaaatataaaataaaaacttcagctcttagaatgctgaagttcagcaaatacaaaacaaaacttcagctcctagaatGCTGAATTTCAtcaattacaaaacaaaaatttcagccaaacatgctgaagttttatTGAACTGAAGTTTGGCATTGCATTATGaactgaagtttgcgtgattgtctttgcaaGTCAGGACAAACTTTAGGCAAAAATATCTGAAGTTTTGCTTTGATAAGGCTACACTCCAAGCAAAAAATTCCTAAGTTCAAACTTCAGACAtaaatttttgctacttcaggcccgtataTCTGAAGTTACCCGAAAattgggtacgcttgcaattgtTTGTGCAAAGCTGGTATATGTTAAAAGGTGACTTAAAAactgggtatagatgcaaataccCCGCTAATATCTAATGAGTAATATATACTGAACTTATTAGATTGAGCATATAAGGAATGCGCTAATGTCTGATGGGTAGTCGAGTAGGGCTAAAATATAAGATTATAAGATTTTCGTATTTCGAATATTCAAAATTTTGAAGTTCCAAATGTGAAATCCAATCTATCCAAAAATCCAAATTAAATACTCATTCGGATTGGATTTCGGTTCAGATTTTGAGTTTATCCAATTAATGCACACCCCAATCCTCGTcgtcatcatcttcatcatcattatATTCCATAAAGCTTTTTTTAGTAAATTTATTTGTTTTCTCTCTGACAAAGGACTGGGTATGCTATGGTATGAGGCCCGAAGCCtaaatattaaaatattttttggggCATTGGTGCTATTAGCTTTCGATAAATCTAGCCGAGATATTTCTTTGAGAGCATTTTTTGTTGACTTACTTCGGAAGAACATGGAGGAATCTAAGCTCGAACTCCTTTCAGAAGTAAATCCAAAAGTTAGCTGGATAGTTTCCTAGGCTACACATATACTATTACGGAAATCTTTAAGTGAATCACTTCATTAAGAGGACCACAAAAAAATAAGGATAGAAATACGACGAAGACTTAGCTGGAGGTGCAGCTGGACTGTGAACTACTGTAGAGTTAGAGTTGGTTGTAATTAGTGCTAATTGTAGTTAGTCGGTGTGTTAGCTTAGCTAGTCAGCAGATTAGTTAGTTAGTTACATGTGGGGCCCAATGGCTAAGTTAATACATGTATATAATGTGTCTCTCTATTCATTTTATAGAAtaggaaaaattatttttctcaacTGCCAATATCTTTCTCTCTCGAGTTCATCTTCCATCTCAGATCCAGTCTCAATTACTTGATGAATCTGGAGATTGATTTCAGATTCATCAagctcacatggtatcagagtagtGAAGAATTATAATCCGCAAATTTAGTTCAATTCAGTTGAGATCTCATCGTCGTCTTCCTCGCGAAGCTGCAACACATAATCGTCAATGGCGGCTGAAAAAATTGACCACACACATCCTTTATTTGTTTATCCTTCGGACACTCCTAGCTCAATTCTGATTCCTGTCAAGCTCACAGGTTCAGAGAACTATGGGTTGTGGCGTCGTTCAATGAAAATTGCGTTACAAGCTAAAAGGAAGCCAGGTTTTGTGCTTGGGACATGCAAACAAAATTCATTTAAATCTGAATTACATGAGGACTGGGAAACATGTAATGCGATAGTGCTTTCCTGGATCATGAACACCGTGTCTTCGGATCTACTTAGTGGTATTGTCTATGCATCTAATGCACACTTAGTGTGGGAAAATCTGAGAGAGAGATTTGACAAGGTGAATCGTGTGCGAATATTTCAGTTACATAGAGAAATTGCCACTATTACGCAGGGAACAGAGTCAGTTTCTGCATATTTCACCAGGTTAAAAGGAGATGTGGGTTGAGTATGATGTCATGGTGATCATACCTAATTCGAAAGAATATGTTGAACATCTACAGCAGCAGAGGTTGATGCAGTTTCTGAGTGGCCTTAATGAGACGTATGAACAAGCGAGGTGTCAGATCCTAATGAAGACTGTGGAGCCAACACTAAATCAAGCTTATGCGTTGATTATGGAAGATGAGAGTCAAAATGCTAGCACTCATACAATCCTGCAAAATAGAGGAGATCCAGTTGCTATGCAAACAGGTAGAGGACAAGTGCCTATAGTACAAGGGAAAGAAGCCATTTCTGAAATGTGATTACTGCAACAAGCCTAGACATTCCAAAGAAAACTGCTACAAGTTGGTTGGCTATCCAACTGATTTCAAAGCCAAGCGACCATATGCAGCCAATATGACAACTGGTGGTCAGGAGAATGGAAAGCAGGGATGTCAGGATGAAGAAGGAAGTAGCTGTGATGGATTGAAAGTAGGATCATACTTTACTGAAGATCAATACAGACAGATTTTGAGCATATTAAACAGGGAAACACCAGAGCATCAAGCTAACATGATAGGTATTGCAACCTCCTTAATGACAAGCTTTACTTGTAAAGAATGGATGATTGATTATGGAGCTACACATCACATAGCTGGTGAACTAGACATATTAAACACTAAGAACAAAGTAAACATGTGTAATAGTGATCATGTACATTTGCCCACAGGAGAAAAGTCTAGAATAACACATATTGGAGATGTTATCATAAGTGATGAATTGAAGCTGGAAGATGTCCTATTTGTACCTGAGTTTAAGTTCGATCTAATCTCAGTGTCCAAACTAACTAGGCAACTGTGTTGCTCAGTGAATTTCTTCCCTGATTTCTGCTTATTTCAGGATCTCTACAATGGCAAGGTGAGGGGGATTGGTAGAGAGAGAGGTGGTCTAtacattttgaagaaaaatttcaAAGGAGATTTGAAAAGGTTTGTCAAGGAAATAAAGAAGTTTGCATCAGCTGCAACTACACAAAACAATGAAGAAGGTGGAGTTTTGTGGCACAAAAGGCTAGGCCATGCTTCAGTTAGTACTACGAAGAAATTAGACTTGTTTCATAATAATTCTGTAGAAGTAATAGTGAATAATGATTGCCCTGTATGCCCATTAGCAAAACAAACTAGACTGGTATTCCCCAGAAGTATGAGTAGAAGTGAAAATCCTTTATCTCTTATGCATATGGATGTTTGAGGACCATATAAATTTCTCACATATGATAAAAAGCATTTTTTCCTGACAGTAGTGGATGATAATACGGGATATACCTGGGTATATTTGCTTCACCTGAAAGGTGATGTCGTAGTATTAAAGAAATTTCTTGCCATGTTACACACTAAGTTTCAGTCTAAGGTAAAGGTAGTTAGAACAGATAATGGCACAGAATTCTTTAACAGGCACATGAATGAACTGTTTGATGCATATGGTATAGTTCATCAAAGCAGTTGTGTTTACTCTCCACAGCAAAATGGAATAGTGGAGAGGAAACACAGACACATTTTGGATACAGCTAGGGCATTGAAGTTTCAAGCCAACACTCCTACAAGATTCTAGGATGAATGCATTAAAACAACATTGTATGTGACAAACAAACTGCCCACTAAGCTGCTGAATGGAAAGGCTCCATATGAACTTCTTCACAACAGAACACCTTCACTGACTCACCTTAGAGTGTTTGGATGTCTCTTCTATGCAACTAACTTGGTTAAGGAAGAGTTTTTACCAAGGGCAATAGCAGTTGTATTCCTTAGTTATGCAGAGACACAAAATGGGTACAAACTAATGGATTTAAATACTAACAAGTTTTTTATCTGCAGAGATGTTATATTCAAGGAAAATATGTTTCCTTTTCACAATTCAAAAGGACAAATAACAACTGCAGATACTCTAGATCAGTCAGAACCTTTACAAGGTTCCTGTGGGAATATGCTTCAACAGTCAGAAGTAGCTGCAGGGAGTAATTTGGAGGAGCCTGTTGAAGAAGGTGGTATTGATGATACCATAGGGATCTATGTTGCAGAACATGAAGCTAATGATGATCACCCTATCTTATCAGAAACACATACAGACATGCAACATGGAGGAAGTGAGCACTCACTAAAAGCATATGAAACCAATGATGCAGATGCAGAGGCAGAGGTAATAGTAATGTAATTCTAGAACAACATTTGGTAGTAGAGGAAATTGAAGTTCCTCCAACAATCATTCAGCAAGAGACTACTGAGATAAGAAAGTCCAAGAGAACCACAAAGGAACCTATATGGTTACAGGACTATGTGACCACAACAAGAGGAAGTTCCTCTTATCCACTGTCTAACTATCTATCCTATAGCAAGTTAACTGACAAGTGCAGGAGTTTCTTGGCAAGAATGTAGAGCTGACAGAACCAAAGACTTTCAGTGAAGCATGCAAGGACAAGAGATGGGTTGAAGCTATAGAAGCTGAAATTAAAGCCTTGGAGGGTAATCAAACCTGGGATGTTGTTGATCTTCCAAAAGGCATGAAGGCCATTGGCTCAAAGTGGGTATACAAGATTAAGTATAAAGCAAATGGTGAGATAGAAAGGTTTAAGGCCAGGTTAGTAGCCAAGGGCTATAGCCAAAGAGAAGGGCTAGACTACAATGAAACATTCTTACCTATTGCCAAGATGGTAACTGTGAGATCAGTCATTGCTTCGGTTGCTTCTAAAGGCTGAACTATATCACAAATGGATGTATACAATGCATTCATACAAGGGGATCTATATGAAGAAGTATATATGGAACTTCCTCAAGGTTTCAAGAGACATCGGGAGACAAAAGTCTGCAAGTTGTTAAAGTCATTATATGGGCTTAAACAGGCCTCTCGCCAATGGAATATTAAGCTTAGTGAAGCACTAACAGCTGCAATGTATGTTCAAAGTTTATATGACTATTCACTATTCACTAAAAGGAAAGGAGATGATTTTGTAGCAGTGTTGATATATGTGGATTACCTATTGATTACTGGAAACTGTGATGAGTTCATTAATGAGACCAAAAATGTTCTTCACCAGAAGTTTAAGGTGAAGGATCTTGGTGAACTCAAATATTTTCCGGGAATTGAAGTCATAAGGTCCAAGGAAGGGATATTGTTGAACCAAAGAAAGCACTGTCTTCAACTCATTTCTGATTTGGGATTAAGTGGTGCTAAGCCAATTTCCACTCCAATAAATCTCAACCAAAAATTCACCTCTGCTGAGTTTGACAAACATACTGGGACTGCAGGAGATGAAGTTCTAGCAGATGCAAATGAATATCAAAGACTGATTGGTCGACTGATCTATTTGACTATCACACGACCAGATATTGTGTTTGCAGTTTAAACACTCAGTCAGTTCATGCAAGAGCCCAAAAGGTCTTATTGGGATGCTGCTATGAGAGTAGTCAAATATTTGAATGAGCCATGCATGGGAATACTTCTAAGCAGTACTGAAGCAGATTGTTTAAAATGTTTTTGTGTTGCAGACTGGGCGAGTCGTCCAAATACAAGGAGATCTGTAACTGATACTTAGTCAAATTTGGCAATTCACTTATCTCATGGAAATTCAAGAAGCAACATACAGTGTCAAGAAGATCTGCAGAAGCAGAGCATCGAAGCCTGGCAGCTGTGACAACAGAAGTAGT comes from the Nicotiana sylvestris chromosome 4, ASM39365v2, whole genome shotgun sequence genome and includes:
- the LOC138889199 gene encoding uncharacterized protein, whose protein sequence is MAAEKIDHTHPLFVYPSDTPSSILIPVKLTGSENYGLWRRSMKIALQAKRKPGFVLGTCKQNSFKSELHEDWETCNAIVLSWIMNTVSSDLLSGIVYASNAHLVWENLRERFDKVNRVRIFQLHREIATITQGTESVSAYFTRLKGDVG